The Deltaproteobacteria bacterium genome window below encodes:
- a CDS encoding phage Gp37/Gp68 family protein has protein sequence MALGSGIEWTESTWNPVTGCNKISPGCKYCYAERMAERLQAMGQPNYKNGFKLTLQPQMLELPLQWKKPQTIFVNSMSDLFHKDVPLEYIQRVFDVMRRAHWHRFQVLTKRADRLAELSPEIAWPENVWMGVSVENANYVDRIDDLRTTGAAVKFLSLEPLLGPLPKLKLKGIDWVIVGGESGPCARPMAPEWATDIRDQCAKAGVAFFFKQWGGKNKKKAGRVLEGKTYDAMPETAPTVPVARVSRAAGRSLAVVG, from the coding sequence ATGGCGCTCGGCTCCGGCATCGAGTGGACCGAGTCCACCTGGAACCCCGTCACGGGGTGCAACAAGATCAGCCCCGGCTGCAAGTACTGCTACGCGGAGCGCATGGCGGAACGCCTGCAGGCGATGGGGCAGCCGAACTACAAGAACGGCTTCAAGCTCACGCTGCAGCCGCAGATGCTGGAGCTGCCGCTCCAGTGGAAGAAGCCGCAGACGATCTTCGTGAACTCGATGAGCGACCTGTTCCACAAGGACGTGCCGCTCGAGTACATCCAGCGCGTCTTCGATGTCATGCGCCGCGCGCACTGGCATCGCTTCCAGGTGCTCACCAAGCGCGCCGACAGGCTCGCCGAGCTGAGCCCCGAGATCGCCTGGCCCGAGAACGTGTGGATGGGCGTGAGCGTCGAGAACGCGAACTACGTCGATCGCATTGACGACCTGCGCACGACGGGCGCGGCGGTGAAGTTCCTCTCGCTCGAGCCGCTCCTCGGTCCGCTGCCGAAGCTGAAGCTCAAGGGCATCGACTGGGTGATCGTCGGCGGCGAGTCGGGTCCGTGCGCGCGCCCGATGGCTCCCGAGTGGGCGACGGACATCCGCGACCAGTGCGCGAAGGCGGGCGTCGCCTTCTTCTTCAAGCAGTGGGGCGGCAAGAACAAGAAGAAGGCCGGCCGCGTCCTCGAGGGCAAGACCTACGACGCGATGCCCGAGACAGCGCCGACGGTTCCCGTCGCGCGCGTGTCGCGAGCTGCCGGACGCTCCCTGGCCGTCGTGGGCTGA
- the tcmP gene encoding three-Cys-motif partner protein TcmP produces MAKTRPTSKGSTHRFGGDWTDAKLDVLAKYLKSYTTALEGKPTPEQPFRKAYIDAFAGTGTRTAREPESSGASETLLFPDLAEAAPQKLLDGSAKLALQVEPRFDKYIFIERSPERCQQLEGLKTEFPALKDDIDVRQGEANEVIQKLCADPSKWKSRRAVLFLDPYGMQVEWQTIEAVAATKAIDLWLLVPLGMGMNRLAPKSGKLPESWRQRMNAFLGTADWYDEFYKVETKPTLFGDHQVQVKASMDVMARYFNNRLKQVFAGVAEEPGVLWNSSKNPLYMFCFAVGNERGKDIALRIANHLLKTIIKEVR; encoded by the coding sequence ATGGCGAAGACGCGACCGACATCCAAGGGCTCGACCCATCGCTTCGGCGGCGACTGGACCGACGCCAAGCTCGACGTCCTCGCCAAGTACCTGAAAAGCTACACGACGGCGCTGGAGGGCAAGCCGACGCCTGAGCAGCCGTTCCGCAAGGCGTACATCGATGCGTTCGCGGGCACCGGCACGCGCACCGCGCGCGAGCCCGAGTCGAGCGGTGCCTCCGAGACCTTGCTCTTCCCCGACCTCGCCGAGGCGGCCCCGCAGAAGCTGCTCGACGGATCGGCGAAGCTCGCGCTGCAGGTGGAGCCGCGCTTCGACAAGTACATCTTCATCGAGCGCAGCCCCGAGCGCTGCCAGCAGCTCGAAGGACTCAAGACCGAGTTCCCCGCGCTCAAGGACGACATCGACGTTCGCCAGGGCGAAGCGAACGAAGTCATCCAGAAGCTCTGCGCCGACCCCTCGAAGTGGAAGTCGCGGCGCGCGGTGCTCTTCCTCGACCCCTACGGCATGCAGGTCGAGTGGCAGACCATCGAGGCGGTCGCTGCGACGAAGGCGATCGACCTGTGGCTCCTCGTGCCGCTCGGCATGGGCATGAACCGCCTCGCGCCGAAGTCTGGCAAGCTGCCGGAGTCGTGGCGACAGCGCATGAACGCCTTCCTCGGCACGGCCGACTGGTACGACGAGTTCTACAAGGTCGAGACGAAGCCCACGCTGTTCGGCGATCACCAGGTGCAGGTGAAGGCGTCGATGGACGTGATGGCGCGCTACTTCAACAACCGCCTGAAGCAGGTGTTCGCGGGCGTCGCCGAGGAGCCGGGCGTGCTCTGGAACTCGTCGAAGAACCCGCTGTACATGTTCTGCTTCGCGGTAGGCAACGAGCGTGGCAAGGACATCGCGCTGCGCATCGCGAACCATCTACTCAAGACGATCATCAAGGAGGTGCGCTGA
- a CDS encoding helix-turn-helix domain-containing protein, translating into MTTTEPWASVEDVAKHLGVAKDSVYRWIESRKLPAHRIGRLWKFKLSEVDEWVRAGGAQEDDGGGQQSKR; encoded by the coding sequence ATGACGACGACAGAGCCTTGGGCCTCGGTTGAAGACGTCGCCAAGCACCTCGGGGTGGCGAAGGACTCGGTGTACCGGTGGATCGAGTCACGGAAGCTCCCGGCTCACCGCATCGGCCGGCTCTGGAAGTTCAAGCTGTCCGAGGTCGACGAGTGGGTTCGGGCGGGAGGCGCCCAGGAAGACGACGGAGGAGGCCAGCAGAGCAAGCGATGA